A window of the Isosphaera pallida ATCC 43644 genome harbors these coding sequences:
- the adhP gene encoding alcohol dehydrogenase AdhP, whose amino-acid sequence MMMMKAAVVRDYGEPLTIEDLPIPCPTEGQVLVKMEASGLCHTDIHAAHGDWPIKPPLPLIPGHEGIGIVTQVGPGVREVKEGDRVAIPWLGYACGVCEYCASGWETLCEKQLNSGYALPGAYAEYATAFARYVGHVPKGVSPLDAAPLSCAGVTTYKAVKVSGARPSDLVAIFGVGGLGHLAIQYAKIAGSTVVAVDLLHEKLDLATSLGADYTINARHEDPAEAIKKLGGADAAICLAVAPRAFEQAYRSLRRGGRLVFVALPADNHVQIPIFETVLNGISIIGSIVGTRVDLKEVFELHAAGRTKVIYETRKLDEVNHCFEEVEAGKVPARLVFEF is encoded by the coding sequence ATGATGATGATGAAAGCCGCGGTGGTTCGCGACTACGGTGAACCGTTGACGATCGAGGATCTGCCGATTCCCTGTCCTACGGAGGGACAGGTGCTGGTCAAGATGGAAGCCTCGGGGCTGTGCCACACCGACATTCACGCGGCCCACGGCGATTGGCCGATCAAGCCGCCGCTGCCTCTGATTCCGGGCCACGAGGGGATTGGGATCGTCACCCAGGTGGGGCCGGGTGTCCGCGAGGTCAAGGAGGGGGACCGGGTGGCGATTCCCTGGCTGGGTTACGCCTGCGGGGTCTGCGAATACTGCGCCTCGGGGTGGGAGACGCTTTGCGAGAAGCAGCTCAACAGCGGCTACGCCTTGCCAGGGGCCTACGCCGAATACGCCACCGCCTTTGCTCGCTACGTCGGCCACGTGCCCAAAGGGGTGAGTCCTTTGGATGCTGCCCCATTGAGTTGCGCGGGGGTGACCACTTATAAAGCCGTGAAGGTCTCTGGAGCGCGTCCCAGCGATTTGGTGGCGATCTTCGGGGTGGGTGGCTTGGGCCACCTGGCGATTCAGTACGCCAAGATCGCTGGGTCGACGGTGGTGGCGGTCGATCTTCTGCACGAAAAGCTCGACCTGGCGACCAGTCTGGGGGCCGATTACACGATCAACGCCCGTCACGAGGACCCCGCCGAGGCGATCAAGAAGCTGGGCGGGGCCGACGCGGCGATCTGCCTGGCGGTCGCGCCCAGAGCGTTCGAACAAGCCTACCGCTCGCTGCGTCGGGGGGGACGACTGGTGTTCGTCGCGCTGCCGGCGGATAATCATGTCCAGATCCCTATTTTCGAGACGGTGCTCAATGGGATTTCGATCATCGGTTCGATTGTCGGCACCCGGGTTGATCTCAAGGAGGTGTTCGAGCTTCACGCCGCCGGCAGGACCAAGGTGATTTACGAAACCCGCAAGCTCGACGAGGTCAATCACTGTTTCGAGGAAGTCGAAGCCGGCAAGGTTCCCGCCCGTTTGGTCTTCGAGTTCTGA
- a CDS encoding sigma-54-dependent Fis family transcriptional regulator, with amino-acid sequence MPSRNGGSERIWSRYVETGDDREARRVLPRVIWESWRRCREDWRLDVGLAEVTSRLPEEQWRALRERHRQCWWGGVEPLWNEAARRVGENGGVVAIFDAEGWMLDLEGDSRARTRLETIRFAPGYNWSEASAGTNGPGLALWRREPVRVRGAEHYIAAWHPWNCASAVVRDPETERIVAAVDVTAPAGSEASRSHALAVAATLARAAEAELAHRFEARRAALLDLFRGLAAGRSSEGLLAVDAGLRVLRCNDAAAVHLGPPDRPSLEHCPGLKAAVLNILERYRGPKTHPGIIGSEGDDHPSGEDQIEFERFELTECRHVGSRATRVLVAPAWRDGQLLGALLLLAGSLTRAVVQGRSTSSATIQDKTHPNMTITARRCDQDPLAMLDGQTEALVRLKDRARRAAASELPILLMGETGTGKEVLARAIHAASRRGRTGRPFVAVNCGALPESLIESELFGHAPGAFTGATARGRPGRFVEADGGTLLLDEVHDLSPSAQSALLRVLQEGEVTPLGGSTRRVDVRVIAACNRDLRAEVAAGRFRADLFYRLHVLTLELPPLRCRRDDIPHLAHLFLEEALAAREAGASGSNPIRGWTPRALEALQAYDWPGNLRELKAVVHAAVTFAEGTLLDLDDLPDFLRPESLRVVPPPGCPPAFPADSSVASPLLGRTSRTTALGRGDHTAEDVLLPANPANAEPWLRALQDAQGNLAEAARRLGVSRMTLYRRINRRGLIRIRRLQTNGPDPARDIHPQGQGHWDEYRP; translated from the coding sequence ATGCCCAGTCGCAACGGCGGATCGGAACGAATCTGGTCGCGTTACGTCGAGACCGGGGACGACCGCGAAGCCCGCCGGGTTTTGCCCCGCGTCATTTGGGAGTCGTGGCGACGTTGCCGGGAAGATTGGCGGCTGGATGTCGGGCTGGCGGAAGTGACCAGTCGGTTGCCCGAGGAGCAGTGGCGGGCGTTGCGCGAGCGTCACCGCCAATGCTGGTGGGGCGGCGTGGAGCCACTTTGGAACGAGGCAGCTCGACGGGTTGGCGAAAACGGTGGCGTGGTGGCGATCTTCGACGCCGAAGGCTGGATGCTCGACCTGGAGGGCGACTCCCGAGCGCGGACGCGTCTGGAGACGATCCGCTTCGCGCCGGGCTATAACTGGAGCGAAGCCTCTGCCGGAACCAACGGACCGGGTCTGGCGCTTTGGCGACGCGAGCCGGTGAGGGTTCGAGGCGCGGAACACTACATCGCGGCCTGGCATCCTTGGAACTGCGCCTCGGCGGTGGTGCGCGACCCGGAAACCGAGCGGATCGTCGCCGCCGTCGATGTCACGGCACCGGCCGGTTCGGAAGCATCGCGTTCGCATGCCTTGGCCGTGGCCGCCACCTTGGCGAGGGCCGCTGAGGCGGAGTTGGCCCATCGTTTCGAGGCCCGCCGCGCAGCGCTGCTGGACCTTTTCCGTGGTCTGGCCGCCGGTCGGTCCTCCGAGGGACTTTTGGCGGTGGACGCGGGGTTGCGTGTGCTGCGGTGTAACGACGCGGCCGCGGTTCATCTTGGCCCCCCCGACCGTCCCAGCCTGGAGCATTGCCCCGGACTCAAGGCGGCGGTCCTCAACATCCTTGAGCGTTATCGTGGCCCCAAGACCCACCCCGGCATCATCGGGAGCGAGGGTGACGACCACCCCTCCGGCGAGGATCAGATCGAGTTCGAGCGATTCGAGTTGACCGAGTGCCGCCACGTCGGCTCCCGCGCCACGCGCGTCCTGGTGGCCCCCGCCTGGCGCGACGGCCAACTCCTCGGCGCGCTCTTGCTGCTCGCTGGCTCCCTTACCCGCGCCGTGGTTCAAGGACGATCCACGTCGTCCGCGACGATTCAAGATAAAACGCACCCGAATATGACGATAACCGCCCGTCGTTGTGATCAGGATCCTCTGGCCATGCTCGACGGACAGACCGAAGCCCTTGTTCGGCTCAAGGACCGCGCCCGACGCGCTGCGGCCTCCGAACTGCCGATCCTGCTGATGGGCGAGACCGGGACCGGCAAAGAGGTCCTGGCGCGGGCGATCCACGCCGCGAGTCGCCGGGGTCGGACTGGACGGCCCTTCGTCGCGGTCAACTGCGGCGCGTTGCCCGAGAGTCTCATCGAGTCGGAACTCTTCGGCCACGCCCCAGGAGCCTTCACTGGTGCCACGGCACGGGGGCGTCCCGGTCGCTTCGTCGAAGCTGACGGCGGTACCCTGCTGCTCGACGAAGTTCACGATCTGTCGCCCTCGGCGCAGTCGGCGTTGCTGCGGGTGCTTCAGGAAGGGGAGGTCACCCCGCTGGGCGGCTCGACCCGGCGGGTCGATGTGCGGGTGATCGCGGCCTGCAACCGCGACCTGCGGGCCGAGGTCGCGGCCGGCCGGTTTCGGGCCGACCTGTTTTATCGTCTCCATGTGCTCACCCTCGAACTGCCGCCGTTGCGTTGCCGGCGCGACGACATTCCCCATCTGGCCCATCTCTTTTTGGAGGAGGCGCTGGCGGCCCGGGAAGCCGGGGCGTCGGGTTCCAATCCCATCCGGGGTTGGACCCCCCGCGCTTTGGAGGCGCTCCAGGCTTACGACTGGCCTGGCAACCTGCGGGAACTCAAGGCGGTCGTTCACGCGGCGGTCACCTTCGCCGAGGGAACCCTGCTCGATCTGGACGATCTGCCAGACTTCCTCCGCCCGGAATCCCTCCGAGTCGTTCCTCCGCCTGGCTGCCCCCCGGCGTTTCCCGCTGATTCGTCGGTCGCTTCGCCTCTCCTTGGCCGGACGTCTCGAACAACGGCTTTGGGTCGCGGCGACCACACCGCGGAGGATGTCCTCCTCCCCGCCAATCCCGCCAACGCGGAACCCTGGCTCCGTGCGCTTCAAGACGCCCAAGGCAATCTCGCCGAGGCGGCCCGGAGGTTGGGTGTCTCGCGGATGACCCTCTACCGGCGTATCAACCGACGGGGACTCATCCGCATTCGAAGACTTCAAACCAACGGCCCCGACCCCGCGCGGGACATCCACCCTCAAGGCCAGGGCCATTGGGACGAATACCGCCCCTGA
- a CDS encoding Hsp20/alpha crystallin family protein, which translates to MFGEFSANPSQTNDSLSGSNAIKSDCHPPTETRSSPTGNGHGNPNRRPPSPDARRARDSCSKTGNVTGLLDGLIGLVRSLGEFADKGRQLRHTVGRGDLKVETTVKVRSLLDDYGQPIRDQKDSSDNSESPTEASPPDKVAVKVGGGDDHHDRHAPLTPRYDRFDEPEGVTLLFEIPGVNSLDEVDLELDGNLLFLETTAARRYRVEVMLDQTFDPAGLRSRLTHGVLEARLNR; encoded by the coding sequence ATGTTCGGCGAGTTCTCTGCCAATCCGTCTCAGACGAATGATTCGTTATCCGGCTCTAACGCCATTAAGTCGGATTGCCATCCACCCACCGAAACCCGGTCCAGCCCGACCGGCAACGGACATGGCAATCCCAACCGGAGACCTCCTTCCCCCGACGCGCGACGCGCCCGCGACTCCTGCTCCAAAACCGGAAACGTCACAGGTCTGCTCGACGGTCTGATCGGCTTGGTGCGATCGTTGGGCGAGTTCGCCGACAAGGGACGGCAATTGCGCCACACGGTGGGCCGGGGCGATCTGAAGGTGGAGACCACCGTGAAGGTCCGCTCTCTGTTGGACGATTATGGCCAACCAATCCGCGACCAGAAAGACTCTTCGGATAACTCCGAATCCCCCACCGAAGCGTCCCCCCCCGACAAGGTGGCGGTCAAGGTGGGCGGCGGCGACGATCACCACGATCGTCACGCTCCCCTCACCCCGCGCTACGACCGCTTCGACGAACCGGAGGGCGTGACCTTGCTCTTCGAGATTCCCGGGGTCAACAGCCTGGACGAGGTTGATCTCGAACTCGACGGCAATTTGTTGTTCCTAGAGACCACCGCCGCCCGCCGCTACCGCGTCGAAGTGATGCTCGACCAAACGTTTGACCCCGCCGGCCTACGCTCGCGGTTGACTCACGGCGTCCTGGAGGCCCGACTGAACCGATGA
- a CDS encoding AAA family ATPase, with product MNPTDSTSPRTHHEPAVGSDSLSNSSESLSANSSPTPPDRDASANDHATASPSTKTPFKVAEARPRDQGRGLARLDPADLEALGAAPGAVVEIVGTRRTVARAMPAYPEDRERRRVHLDATTRDNAGVALDDLVRVRVVPFTIAEKVGLVPLGDFPDDRDLQYLGARFDGLALIAGDLVRIRMIGGALREFEVRSVEPPGPVVVGPDSTLELQRPPSSSSSSRSRAGSPRVGDASDGHGHDDASDSGIWGFARSGGLGSPRRAAVWSSGSSSSSLGGGAARSSIPRRPRGGFSSSAGRGGRTVRYEDVGGLKRELNRIRELIELPLRHPEVFQRLGIDPPQGVLLHGPPGCGKTLIARAVAAESDAAFFAVNGPEIVHKFYGESEAHLRRIFDEAARSAPSIIFLDEIDAIAPKRENAVGEVEKRIVAQLLALMDGMNRRGRVLVLAATNLPNNLDPALRRPGRFDREIALPIPDREGRRDILDVHTRGMPLDDDVDLDQLAAITHGFVGADLEALCREAAMVRLRRLMPAIDFDSGALPYNQLKTLKIGMEDFQLALRDIEPSAIREVFVEVPEVSWADVGGLAEVRQRLIEAVEWPLRHPDLFASFQARPPRGILLHGPPGCGKTLIAKAIARESQANFIPVKGPALLSKYVGDSEKAVREVFRKARQAAPCILFFDEIDALVPTRGEGGGSDSQVAERVVGQFLAELDGIEDLGGVLVLAATNRVDRIDPALRRPGRFDLIVEVPAPNRDDRRAILAIGLRDMPLDPAVSLDELAEVSEGLTGADLRAVCHEAARRVIRRIVAQREAGSVATTTTLPKVARTDLLDAIAARKLDHASTAGSL from the coding sequence ATGAACCCAACCGACTCGACATCTCCCCGGACCCACCACGAGCCCGCCGTCGGTTCCGACTCCCTCTCCAACTCCAGCGAGTCCCTATCGGCCAACTCGTCTCCAACACCTCCCGACCGTGACGCCTCGGCCAACGACCACGCGACCGCATCGCCATCGACCAAGACGCCGTTCAAGGTGGCCGAAGCCCGCCCACGCGATCAGGGACGGGGTTTGGCTCGACTTGACCCAGCCGATCTCGAAGCACTTGGAGCCGCGCCAGGGGCAGTGGTCGAGATTGTGGGAACCCGGCGCACCGTGGCGCGCGCCATGCCGGCGTACCCGGAGGATCGTGAGCGTCGTCGGGTTCATCTGGACGCGACCACCCGCGACAACGCCGGGGTCGCGCTCGACGACTTGGTGAGGGTGCGTGTAGTTCCATTCACCATCGCTGAGAAGGTTGGCCTGGTCCCTTTGGGCGATTTCCCAGACGACCGCGACCTGCAATATCTCGGCGCACGGTTCGATGGTTTGGCCCTCATTGCCGGCGACCTGGTGCGAATCCGCATGATCGGCGGAGCATTGCGCGAGTTCGAGGTCCGCTCGGTCGAGCCGCCCGGCCCGGTGGTGGTCGGTCCCGATTCGACTCTGGAACTGCAACGTCCCCCTTCTTCTTCCTCCTCGTCACGATCTCGAGCCGGCTCACCTCGCGTTGGAGATGCCTCGGATGGTCATGGACACGATGACGCCAGCGACTCCGGCATCTGGGGCTTTGCCCGCTCCGGCGGCCTGGGCTCGCCACGACGCGCTGCGGTCTGGTCCTCCGGGTCGTCCAGCTCCTCCCTGGGCGGTGGGGCGGCGCGGTCGTCGATCCCACGCCGTCCCCGCGGCGGTTTCAGCTCCTCGGCGGGACGCGGCGGGCGAACCGTCCGCTACGAAGATGTGGGCGGACTCAAACGCGAGTTGAACCGCATTCGAGAATTGATTGAGTTGCCGTTGCGTCATCCCGAAGTGTTTCAACGCCTGGGCATCGACCCGCCCCAGGGGGTTCTGCTTCATGGACCGCCCGGCTGCGGCAAAACCTTGATCGCCCGCGCCGTGGCGGCCGAGTCCGACGCTGCTTTCTTTGCAGTGAACGGTCCCGAAATCGTTCATAAGTTCTATGGCGAATCCGAAGCCCATCTGCGGAGGATTTTCGACGAAGCGGCCCGTTCGGCCCCCAGTATCATCTTCCTCGACGAAATCGACGCCATCGCCCCCAAGCGGGAGAACGCCGTCGGCGAAGTCGAAAAGCGGATCGTCGCCCAACTTCTGGCGCTGATGGACGGCATGAATCGGCGGGGACGGGTTCTGGTGCTGGCGGCCACCAACTTGCCCAACAACCTCGACCCGGCGCTAAGGCGTCCGGGCCGGTTCGACCGCGAGATCGCCCTGCCGATCCCCGACCGCGAGGGCCGCCGCGACATTTTGGATGTTCACACCCGCGGGATGCCTCTGGATGACGACGTGGACCTTGACCAGCTGGCCGCCATCACCCACGGCTTCGTCGGGGCCGACCTGGAAGCGCTCTGCCGCGAAGCGGCGATGGTCCGCTTGCGCCGTCTGATGCCTGCGATCGACTTTGACTCCGGCGCGCTCCCCTACAACCAACTCAAAACGCTCAAGATCGGCATGGAGGATTTCCAACTGGCGCTTCGGGACATCGAACCCTCGGCGATCCGCGAAGTGTTCGTCGAGGTGCCCGAGGTCTCTTGGGCCGACGTGGGCGGTTTAGCCGAGGTCCGCCAACGCTTGATCGAGGCGGTCGAGTGGCCATTGCGCCACCCGGACCTGTTCGCCTCATTCCAAGCGCGTCCACCTCGGGGGATCTTGTTGCACGGGCCGCCCGGTTGCGGCAAAACCCTGATCGCTAAGGCAATCGCCCGCGAAAGCCAAGCCAACTTCATCCCGGTCAAAGGTCCGGCACTGTTATCCAAATATGTAGGCGACAGTGAAAAGGCGGTGCGCGAGGTATTCCGCAAAGCTCGTCAGGCCGCGCCATGCATCCTGTTCTTCGATGAGATCGACGCCCTGGTGCCGACCCGCGGCGAGGGGGGCGGCTCCGACAGCCAGGTGGCCGAGCGGGTCGTAGGCCAGTTCCTCGCCGAACTCGACGGTATCGAGGATCTTGGCGGCGTCCTGGTGCTGGCGGCGACCAACCGGGTCGATCGGATCGATCCGGCATTGAGGCGTCCGGGCCGGTTCGACTTGATCGTCGAAGTGCCCGCGCCCAACCGCGACGATCGCCGGGCGATTTTGGCTATCGGCCTGCGCGACATGCCATTGGACCCCGCAGTGAGCCTCGACGAACTCGCCGAGGTCTCCGAAGGTCTGACCGGGGCCGACCTGCGGGCGGTCTGTCACGAGGCGGCCCGCCGCGTCATCCGCCGGATTGTCGCTCAACGCGAAGCTGGTTCCGTCGCCACGACCACGACCTTGCCCAAGGTCGCGCGAACCGATCTGCTCGACGCGATTGCCGCCCGTAAGCTCGACCACGCCTCAACCGCCGGCAGCCTCTAA
- a CDS encoding aldehyde dehydrogenase family protein: MSVSTLDPTRHAPVVPKFKPQGMLIDGRWTQAVDDENFETIDPATETVLAHVPSGGRVDIDLAVKAARQAFESGPWPKMTPSERGRLLWKLADRLEECRDEFAELESLDNGKPLAVARVADVPLAVDLFRYMAGWATKIEGKTIPISAPTAPGAEFLAMTLREPIGVVGQIIPWNFPLLMAAWKLGPALATGCTVILKPAEQTPLSALRLGELIQEVGFPAGVVNIVTGFGATAGAALAAHPDVDKVAFTGSTEVGRAIVQAAAGNLKRVTLELGGKSPNVVFADADLETAIPGAANAIFFNHGQCCCAGSRLYVQRSIFDRVVEGVANHARSIKLGHGLDESTQMGPLISNEQLQRVNGFLESGVREGARAVVGGGRVGHRGFFVEPTVLVDVKPTMKVVCEEIFGPVVTAMPFDDPAQVEPAANETIYGLAAGIWTRDIGKAHRLAKRLRAGTVWINCYNIFDAALPFGGYKQSGWGREMGYEAIQLYTETKSVCIGL; this comes from the coding sequence ATGTCCGTTTCCACTTTGGACCCAACCCGCCACGCGCCGGTGGTCCCTAAGTTCAAGCCTCAAGGAATGTTGATCGACGGCCGTTGGACCCAGGCGGTTGATGACGAGAATTTCGAGACGATCGACCCGGCGACCGAAACGGTGCTGGCGCATGTGCCTTCGGGGGGGCGAGTGGATATCGACCTGGCGGTGAAGGCGGCCCGCCAGGCGTTCGAGTCGGGTCCGTGGCCCAAGATGACTCCCTCGGAGCGGGGCCGTTTGCTTTGGAAACTGGCCGATCGTCTGGAGGAATGCCGCGACGAGTTCGCCGAACTCGAGTCGCTGGACAACGGCAAGCCGCTGGCCGTCGCGCGGGTCGCTGACGTGCCGCTGGCGGTCGATCTGTTCCGCTACATGGCCGGTTGGGCCACCAAGATCGAGGGCAAAACCATCCCGATTTCAGCTCCCACCGCGCCTGGGGCGGAGTTCCTGGCGATGACCCTGCGCGAGCCGATCGGTGTGGTCGGTCAGATCATTCCCTGGAACTTCCCGTTGCTGATGGCCGCCTGGAAGCTCGGTCCGGCCCTGGCCACGGGTTGCACGGTGATCCTCAAGCCGGCGGAACAAACTCCGCTTTCGGCTCTAAGGCTGGGCGAACTGATCCAAGAGGTCGGCTTCCCTGCCGGGGTCGTCAACATCGTCACCGGCTTCGGCGCGACGGCCGGGGCGGCCCTGGCGGCGCACCCCGACGTGGACAAGGTGGCGTTCACCGGCTCGACCGAGGTGGGCCGGGCGATTGTTCAGGCGGCGGCGGGCAACCTCAAGCGGGTTACCTTGGAACTCGGCGGCAAGAGCCCCAACGTCGTTTTCGCCGACGCCGATCTCGAGACCGCGATCCCCGGCGCGGCCAACGCGATCTTCTTCAACCACGGGCAATGCTGTTGCGCAGGCAGCCGTCTGTATGTGCAACGCTCGATCTTTGATCGGGTGGTCGAGGGAGTCGCCAACCACGCCCGTTCGATCAAACTGGGACATGGTCTGGACGAATCCACTCAAATGGGGCCGTTGATCTCGAACGAGCAGCTTCAGCGGGTCAATGGTTTTCTGGAGTCCGGAGTCCGCGAAGGGGCGCGGGCGGTGGTAGGCGGCGGTCGGGTGGGGCATCGGGGGTTCTTCGTGGAGCCGACGGTGCTGGTTGATGTCAAGCCGACGATGAAGGTGGTCTGCGAGGAGATTTTCGGCCCGGTGGTCACGGCGATGCCGTTCGACGACCCGGCCCAGGTCGAACCAGCGGCCAATGAAACGATCTACGGTCTGGCCGCCGGCATCTGGACCCGCGATATTGGCAAAGCGCACCGGCTGGCCAAGCGACTTCGCGCGGGGACGGTTTGGATCAACTGCTACAACATCTTCGACGCCGCCTTGCCCTTTGGCGGCTACAAGCAGTCCGGTTGGGGGCGCGAAATGGGCTACGAGGCGATTCAGCTTTACACCGAGACCAAGTCGGTCTGCATCGGTCTGTGA
- a CDS encoding sigma-54-dependent transcriptional regulator: MPSSATVGPASACRARVLITDDEPDVRWSLATLLSREGYEPIEAADGPTALELARRNAPDVALLDLNLPRRHGLEVFRDLLEVDPGLPVVVITAHGSPDAARQVASQGAFGYLSKPFNNEDVLFAVGRAAEARRRASATTPAWAPSSPPPSFANPDPIVSELEGGSTVWGCVSTAMRRVADQVRRVAPTEFVVVVLGETGVGKEQVAQAIHRGSRRCAGPFVPVDCGALPDHLVESELFGHERGAFTGADRSRSGRFETARGGTLFLDEIGNLSESAQASLLRAIQDRCATRVGSDTPRRLDARIVVATHARLDDRVAQGRFRRDLFHRLAEFVITVPPLRERPEDIAPLARLFVAQTARELERPNPILTDETLRRLHHHSWPGNVRELRNLMRRAVLWADGDQIEPDHLEFAEASPQSQSNVATPRSSESDSRFQLGNDRDPSPSMSHDEPTGSLKEIVRRHVAVVERQAVAATLKQTGGNLTRAARLLGVDAKTLRTKARAYGLDFRDPDRAGSSGGLEG, translated from the coding sequence ATGCCTTCTTCCGCGACGGTCGGTCCCGCGTCGGCGTGTCGCGCCCGCGTGCTGATTACCGACGACGAACCGGATGTGCGATGGTCGCTGGCGACCCTCTTGAGCCGCGAAGGCTATGAGCCGATCGAAGCGGCCGATGGTCCCACCGCGCTTGAACTGGCGCGACGGAATGCGCCCGACGTGGCGTTGCTCGACCTGAACTTGCCAAGGCGTCATGGGCTGGAAGTTTTTCGGGATCTGCTTGAGGTCGATCCCGGTTTGCCGGTGGTGGTGATCACCGCCCACGGCAGTCCCGACGCGGCGCGTCAGGTTGCCAGTCAGGGGGCCTTTGGCTACTTGAGCAAACCGTTCAACAACGAGGATGTCCTGTTCGCCGTCGGTCGAGCCGCCGAAGCGCGACGACGCGCTTCGGCCACCACGCCTGCTTGGGCTCCAAGCTCCCCTCCGCCTTCCTTCGCGAACCCCGATCCGATCGTCTCCGAGTTGGAGGGAGGATCGACCGTCTGGGGCTGCGTTTCCACCGCGATGCGTCGGGTGGCCGATCAGGTCCGCCGCGTCGCCCCCACCGAGTTCGTTGTCGTGGTGCTGGGCGAGACTGGCGTGGGCAAGGAGCAAGTCGCTCAGGCGATCCATCGCGGCAGCCGTCGCTGCGCCGGCCCGTTTGTGCCGGTCGATTGCGGGGCGCTGCCCGACCATCTGGTGGAAAGCGAACTCTTCGGCCACGAACGCGGCGCGTTCACTGGGGCCGATCGGAGCCGGTCGGGGCGTTTCGAGACAGCGCGAGGTGGCACGTTGTTTCTCGACGAGATTGGCAACTTGTCCGAATCGGCTCAGGCCAGTCTCCTGCGAGCGATTCAGGACCGATGCGCCACCCGTGTTGGCTCGGACACCCCAAGAAGGCTCGATGCGCGGATCGTGGTGGCCACCCATGCCCGCCTCGACGACCGCGTGGCGCAAGGTCGGTTTCGCCGCGACTTGTTCCATCGTTTGGCTGAGTTCGTCATCACGGTCCCCCCCTTACGCGAACGTCCCGAGGACATCGCCCCCCTCGCCCGCCTCTTCGTTGCCCAAACCGCCCGGGAACTGGAACGTCCCAACCCGATCCTCACCGACGAGACCCTGCGACGGCTGCACCACCATTCCTGGCCCGGCAACGTGCGCGAGCTACGTAACCTGATGCGGCGTGCGGTGTTATGGGCCGACGGCGATCAGATCGAGCCAGACCACCTCGAGTTCGCCGAGGCGTCCCCCCAGTCGCAAAGCAACGTTGCCACACCACGGTCAAGTGAATCCGATTCCCGGTTTCAGTTGGGCAACGATCGGGATCCGTCACCATCCATGTCGCACGACGAACCAACCGGTTCGCTCAAAGAGATTGTGCGGCGTCATGTCGCGGTGGTGGAACGACAAGCGGTGGCCGCGACCTTGAAACAAACCGGGGGCAATCTGACCCGTGCTGCTCGTTTGTTGGGGGTGGACGCCAAGACTCTCCGCACCAAAGCGCGTGCCTACGGCCTGGATTTCCGCGACCCCGACCGCGCTGGGTCATCCGGCGGTTTGGAAGGATGA